The genomic window AGGCTTTGGTTTCCCAAGAAGCCATTAGTTACAATTAAGGGCAAGAATCTAAATAAGATGGTCTTAGAAAAGGCATCTAAAATAAGCAACTATCCTGGCACCTACTAGTTGGATGGGCAAAAAGAATGAATAACATACCGTATACTTCGTTTCTGATTTTCCCCAACCACTACGCTCTGGCCTGGACCTTCCTAGTGTATGTGCACCAGATAATGCAACAATCTCCTGGAACCAAACATCCTAGcttgatggaaggctactggcaTATAAATAAAACTAAACTGGTAGCATGGAGTATGTGTAAACCTTGTCACTAAGGCCCATTCTGTAGAATACATCCCGCAAATGACCAGCAGGTGAAGGTGGACCAGCAGCTAAACACAGAAACTGACAATGTTATTGAAATAAAAACCAAAAGCAGGTACATGAGTGGCATCAAAAACTCAAAAGCATTGTCACAAAAGCATCATAAATAACACCTCCTTACATCATCTTCAGTGTTGTAATCAACTAATTAGCATGATCATTCCCATTTTGAGCCAAACTAGGTGGTGCATCAAAGTACATGGATGGTGACGAGTGATCAGGTGTCTACATTGATGATATAATGAATATGTTGCAGGGTGATAGTTACAATGATGATAACATGGTGGTAAAGAGTAGCGACAAGCAGCTGGAATGTACTGGCACTGGTGTATGGTGTGGCAAGATACTAGTGCAATCAATAGATATATGGGCAACCATGGACAATGGGTGACTGATGGAGGAGTAGTTTGAGATAGAAACGGGCAAAAGGGTGGCCCACTATGATAGTGCCATAAACTCATTTTGCAAATGGATTTAAATGATtcaaatagtaatataatattgtaaaaaaaaattaatatgaaacAATTTCATTAAGTAAATGTTAAACTAAAACAATGCAAAAGGATCTTTTCTTATGCTTCTGGACTTTTCAGGAAGAGTTAATGATAGTTCATGAGAAGGATCTAATCACATCATTAAATTTCTTTTCATACAGAACATTCCCAAGGAGAAGATAGATTCATTTTCTACACAACTAGCTCAAATTTTTTGTTACCATATGCTTTGCATCATCAAGCCTAATGCTCAGAAAAGAGAGAACCATTACTTAAATGCATGGAATGTTCATCTCTGCTGCAACGTGCAAAAGACAAATGTCAAATACCTATACTGCTGTCTTACCAGGAAGCTTTCCCTCAGGTGGGCACTGCTCAGGTCCAGATACATCTACTCTTCCATACTTCATGGGGATTTTGGGGCCGCCAGCCTCCTGAGAGTGACAATAATACAAGATACAAATAGCCATACAACTAAAAAAGATGTGCAATTGGACAAACTAGATATACAAGGACCTCAATAGCTGTAGCACTGGCTAGCTGGAACAAGTCTGCAAAAGTAACACCTGAATACTTGTCCTTGATAGGCTGAAGAAGCTTTAATGCATTTACAAGACCTGCAAAAAAACATGTAAGCATTCCTCCATGGTAACAAAATTTAGATTACATGTGGCAGCGAATCAATACCAGCATTGGCTGCATGTTTCAGCTCTATTTCAAATCTCAAGCTTCCATTAGCTCCACCCCGTTGTGGCCACTCTGCAATATTCTTGTCATATGTACCAGCATCATGCCACCCCAGCCGAACCTGTACCAATACGGCAGTCAAATGATGCCTTATTTGCAAATGTTATCAGTGATATTTCTTGAAACTATAATTGGATTTCAATTACTTAAAATTGTCACAAATATAAGCACCAAGCAGCATATGGACATCAAAATAGCATACATATTTtgcaaaattattaatttctaGCACTAATTTGCCTTAGTAAATTTGGATCTCATTATAAGCTGGCAGCCAATAAACAGGCTACCTTTTCCATCTTTATAGATCAAGTCATTCTGATGGCTCTGGCTATTACCCTCAAGCAAAAGGAAACCTTGATGCCactaaagaatttaaaaaaataagttcttttttaaaaaaaagaagcagAGAACTTTACATTGCAAGATTTATACTTCGGAATGCGACTTGTCAGGATAAAAAAGGAAGAGTGTGGCTTATCCTTTGGATACTAGTGTTATCCGTTCCATCTAGAAATAGGAGCAATAAATGCACCTGAACatagataaagaaaaagaaattcaaAACAACACTTGCTGGTTTCCCTTTCCATCGCAAAACTGATTTGAGTTTTTGTCAGGCCACTATAATCTCACACCTATCcatcaaacacaaaaaaaatcatCCACTATAACAACATGAAGAGGCTACAAGACCTATAAAATCTGGATCACAACACTAGGCTCCAAAAGCCTTCCATGAGAACAAATTAGTAATGGCCCTTTATGTACCCCAATTCCCCATCCATTTCTTCCAATGGCTCCTTTATCCATCCAAACTATTTCAGGTTCTTCCTTGCAACTTCCACACATGGCATCTTAAGTTTTTCCTCATATTCTCAGAACATCAGACACAGATGCAAGGCCCTCTCTTATCCTCCTTAAATTACCTCGCATCGGCCTAAACAATCTCAGACAGTCTCCAGCGTTTCATCCAAAAAGGTGCAGCACTTTCTTGGATTTGCCATACAATTGCATTAACTTTCTTATATGTCTAGTGCTTATCTTACAAGCATAGATCCTTGTTattgttttaaattttatttatatgacaTGTCAGCCTGATAattgtcatataattttttttctttgcatcTCAAAGGCATGTTGTGATTGAGCAACAACTGCTCCACTTCATCCAATCAATGAAAATTATTTGCATAATAATATTATCAAACACTAAGAATCAtatattaattttgatgattatgatTTACTAAAATCTTTCAAAAACTGGGAGCCAAATCAGTGAACCTGCCTAAATCCTAAAGAGTTAAAATTCACAAAGCTTAGAGCTTCACCGAAGTATGCTATAACACATTTCTTTAGAGTTAAATATTTCAATAGCACCAAATTAAAAATGAGAAGCCCAGTAATCTTAAAGGCAATCGATTTAATGCAATTTTCCAAGTTCTCAACAACCAATACAAGAGAATATGCCATAAACAGATACACAAGATCACATAAACCAATAGCAACCTTGGATGACAAGCGATCAACCTATGTTCATGCATCGTATTTAAAGGAAGAAAATGTTGAGATTCATTGTCAAGtcccaatccaattaggattctatTTTTAGTTAATCATTAGTTTTAATGACTTTCAGATTCTATTCCTAatgttattttatttaattatttttttttaaagattgttagaatttgtgtCTTGATGGGTCTTTGgtttgtgagtcaagataggagtgAAACTCCTACCCATATGGtgccctatttaaaggaacctttaGTGTCTCCTTAATATGTGGAACTGTGTAGAACCGCATAGAAGACGGTGGACAATCATGTAGAAAATACTGGAAAAAGTGTATGGGATGAAAGAGgagagatttaaatttttttatttggtgtTTGTTTTAGATCTTGGACTAGCACAGTCGATCTACTTCGTGTGGCATACTGTTCTACATGATATCAGAGGAAAGATTTTGAGATTGATGGTCCGTCTGTTTGTGGTTCTATATGATATCAGAGCTAAGGGTTTGAGATTTGTGATCCGTCTATTTGTGTTTCTACATGGTATCAAAGCGAATGTTTTGATATTTGTAGCTCTATATGGTATCAGAGTTAAGATCTTGAGATTAGTGGCCCGTGTGTTTGTGATTATACATGATATTAGAGCCATAGTCTTGGAAAGTAGTGAGCAGTTTGCCGCTTTGATCAGATCTATTTGGAGCgtaatttttttttggagtggCAACTTGATTGTTGGTGATGCCTATATTCGTAGCTCAGCATAGTTGAGGAGCTTCCAGTAATTCTTTGTGCGGTGGTGCATGCGTTTAGACTTTTATTTAATGATTCAAAGGATGAATCATCATGGTCGATGCTATTACTGTCTCTATCAATGGGTTTAGTTATGAGATGCATGATCGTACCTACATCAATAAGACTTCTTTTACTACTACTTGTCTTCATAAGTTGAACAACACCTGTTATGCATATTAGAAACAAGTTGGTATTGTCTCTAACTCATCCAAAATATCCCATAAAGCTTGGCCTTTCAAAATGGATTTAGAATCCCGAAATGTAATGAGGAtccttcaaatttcaattgataaagaaaaaattttcatattcAGAACGCAAAGAAACCGAAGAAAGCATAGGATATTCTTGCGATTGTCCactcaaattcatataatatgagACATCCTAAACAAAAGTTACCTAAAGAGTGGATTCTAGTTCTAGATTTccccaaaaatttcaaagaaGAACAAAATTGATTTAAACATGAAGATTTAAAACAGGGAGAGCTTGATTAGTTAGAGATGGGATAAATTTTGAAAACTCAAGAGTATAGCAAGATTGATTAGCTTGAGGATCAATCAAATTCAGGAGAAAATCTTGAGCAAGAAAAGCTTGATCAGATGGCTACTATATCAAGTTCAGAAGATATCGTGATTGAAAAATCCATTGATCCTAAAATTGCTCAGGAGGAATCAGAGGATGCTACAGTTGATCCAGTTATCAAGATCCGTATTGAGGAGTCAATTTATGTGGAAGAGTCTTATGTTGAACCTATCTAAGATTTAAATGTTTCATGTGGAGATTTAGTGAGTCATGAAGATGAAAAGTTGACTAATTTTGAAGTAGTTTCAAAGATCAAGCAGCAAAAAGATATGACCAGCAGAGATGATTCTTGCTGTGCCTTGGGACTGGTTAATTTTGAACCTACTCCAAAGTTTGAACTATTAGAAGACTATGCATGAAGATTTGATTCCATATATGTAGAAGCCAACCGTGTGCAGATACTTGAGGCTCCTCAAGTGGAGGCATGTGGATATGATCAAATTTTTGTTTTTGATTTTACTTGTATGCAGGTAATGATCAATGCTCACAGTTTTTGTAACTGACAACTTGATGTTCGTTGGCATAAATTGAATGCTCGAAGAAATTTCAACATCGTGACGTGAAgtcattaccaaaaaaaaagtgtTGCAAGACATCATTGTCTTTAATATATGCATCGAAGAGGACGAGCTAGCAAAATAATTGTTGTTCGAACCAATAAAAGAGTTCCGCTATTCATTGTTGGTTTGACAAATTGTTACATGTTGCTGCTACTATGGCGATAATGGCGATGATTACAATGATGCTTCATGATATCGACAACTTCAGCATTGTTAGTATGGATTTTGCCATGAGGGAGAGTGTTGAGATTCCAAGtcccaatctaattaggattccaTTTTTTAATTGGTCATTGATTTCAATGATTTTAGAATTCTATTCCTAATGTtactttatttaattatttttttaaaatattattagaatTTGTGTCCTAGTAGATCTTTGATTTGTAAGTCAAGATAGGAGTCAAACTCCTACCCACGTGGTGCTCTAATTAAGGGGACCTTTGATGTCTTCTTTATATGTAGAGAACAGTACAGAATCATGTACAGAACGATGTGGAAGATTATGTGGGAAGAAAGAGAGATGAGAGATTATTTGTGCATATAGAAACTCTTTCATAAGGCATCTTTGTGAGATTTTGGtctttattcttctttgaataaattatttttctcttccaattttttgtacttccatattttttttcatgattctctgcaaatattttttgtttggtGTTTATTTTGGATCTTGGGCCGGCACGGTCGATTTAGTCCATGTCACGTGCCGTTCTATAGAAAAATGGTCAAGATTCTTGGTTGAATGCAAGAAGGAAATATACTCGACAGTTATTGAGGTATCAAGAAATAGGTACTCAGAAATGACTTTTCTAGACATGAGAAATATCTTAAACTTATATTACTTACTTAATCTAAGGTCCAAAATCTATGGGATTCTCTCCAAGAAACATGGGATTTTCTTTCAAGAATAATGGGAATGATCAGATAAATATGGCAAGCAATCCAATTTAACTcaataggattctctcctaagAACTATGTCTGCAGTCGAGTGATCCATTATACTCCTTATATGGAACATGTATTGTTACAGCGACATGAATCCATAGATTCTAGGTCAGCATCATCTCAAACAGATAGAATATAAAGCCAAAGCAACAGCAAACACTTTTCAAGGTTTCTAggtcatatcatttgatcatataaaGCTGGACTGATATCAGATCCCACACAATAATCCTTGAAAGACATTCACAGCCATCAAATAATTCAAATAAATTCCATATGGTTCTTTTTGCAAACCTATGGATTCAATTAACCCAAATCTTGCCTCCTCTCGCTACCCCAATCCATTTCACATCAAACTCCATTTCTTCCGCGATTCAATCAAGAAAACACCAATTCTCGAATGTCAAGAAAACACCAATCCTCCAATGCGATATTCTACTTCAAGAGTTTGAACAGAAAAAGTGAAACAAGAACCTGAATAACATTTTTACTCCATGAACACACACcaaaatgaaaataaataaattgaacagAACTAGGTAACACTTTCCAAATCCAATGCACCTATGCACTCAACCACACCGATCAttctattattaaaaaaaaaaaacaacaaaatgCTGCAAATGGATTCAACGAAGGAAAACCATACCAGAATCGGGTGGCAGAAGGTGGTCTTAAGTAGCTCCCTGATGTCCTCTCTCGCGCTCTTCAGCTGCGCCGGATCTGACGCCGAGCACACGGCGGATGAGCTCATAGCGCGGCTCCTTGCTGCCGGCCTCTACGAATTCCCACACAACCAAGAAAAAATGCATAAGCTAAAAACGATCAATTTCCTGATTTGTTGATCGATGTAACTACCGGTGGTTAAGAGGGCGAACCTGACAGAGGCGGAGATGGAGGGAGGAGAGAGGCGACGAGGGGTGGAGGCCGGCGACAGGGAGGAGGTGGGAGCGAAGGGCGGCGGCGGCGCAGGGCGGAGATGGGAGGAAGGGGATGGACGATCGGGCCACGGCCGCCCGCTTGGAGGCGGCGGTGGGGAGGAGGCAGGCGCCGAGGCGGGAGGCCGCGGCGGATGAGAGCCGCTCCGCCATCTCTCTACTCAGTAGTGCTGGCTAAACAAGGAAACCTAAGCGAAGCCAGGAGACGGCGCGATTTGGCTTTTGCGTGCCCTGAAGGCCACTGGTTTCGCACTTACATCGTCTGACCAATCTGGCGTGGCCAATGAGAGAAAGACAGGTGGTCGGCGGCGttcaaaaaatggaaaaaaaatgtTTGGCTTCGAGAGGCTTCtcaggatttttttttaatatttttttattttttattttcaaaactaATCCTCCCcaatttattttcaaaactacTGTCCACTCCAAATCACCAAAGATTTCACGACCATCTTTGCACTGACATCGTCTGGTAGGAAAAATCATCATTTGAGCCTAtgatttcatttctttttttttttttttttttattttaaggaGGGAGAAGGGGGGGTGGGACCGACAGATGGTGGCACGGGATCGGCCCGGGGTGGTGACACAGGTCGGGAAGAAGGGGGGGCAAGGGTTGCGGGGGATGGGGGTGCGCAGTTGGGGATGGCAGGACGGTGCGAGGGGCCGGGGGGTCAGGGGGTGCGTGATCGGTGGAGGGCGGAGGGATTGCACGGGGTGGGGGTGCACGATCGAGCTGGCACATGCGGCATGGGGGGCGAGGGGCAGAGGCGAATAGATCGGAGGGTGTGGGagaaacaaaaaaataataataatatattttatttttatttaattaataattaatattattatttaattaataataaaatattatttttaaaaaataataaaaaaaataaatataacaaaGCATCGATATATAGTAGCGATTGAAGGTGTCAAGAAGGTAATAAGTCgtccttatttatcaagatctctGGTGGTGCATGCACCATATATCTATGCTTTGTTATATTTATGCTCTCCTGTATGGTTGTGATTGTGATCACATTATGCCCATTTGGAAAATGTCTAATGCAACTTTCATGGTATAATATCCATCACGATGATTTCGATTCCTACCCACGATATTGCTACCCTTTGACTTGTGTGCACTGCCGGGGTATTGCTTTCTTTTCTAGAATATGCACCGTGAGGGCCTTGATAAGCAAAGGCAATTTTAGAAAACACCAGCTCAATCGGCAATTTCAGAAATTGCCAGCTTAACcagtaatttttttctctttttttttcctgataGGAAGGGAAGGAAGACACCTTCTCTTAAATCACTATAGATTAGATCACTGCACTATGGTAAACCAAAtatgatgatcttagatcactacagattagatcatctcaagatttggattACCATGATCTTAGATCACAACGGTGATCCAAATTGGGTCACCAAACGCCCCCATAGTACTTTAGGTATGCATTTACAGACATGGATAAAGAGATTACTATTGCTGCTACGGTAGAAAGGCTTATGAAAATATGTTCTAATACTGTAGTAATCTTCTGATTATGtatattttcttcatctttttatctttaaaaaataatttttttatttttttctttctccttctttcttcttctcctgcaGCCACAACCTATGGTAGGGTCACTGTAATTGCCACTGAAGGAATTTTAATGAGAATTAAATGAAGTTAAGAAGACAATCTAGTCTAAaatcaaattagagaagaaaggctGTCTAAGAACCCATGATAGGAGAGAATATGAAGACTCTATGTGTGGCTGTCATTCTGACATCATTAAGGTGCAATGGGCAGAGCGATGCTTAATGAGATGAGGGCAAAAAAAAGCTTAAGATTGCCATGAAGGAGTTTGAAAATGAAAGCAGTATCAAACCagcaatttgattaataataaattattattatttgattaataataagttattataatttgattaataataatttgatgtCGTCAAGGTACAGCGGTAATCATGATTTCAGATCAACTTTCTGATATACGCCAAGGAGGATGGTAGTACATGCTCTGCACGGAGCCATAgggggaaaagaaagaaataaaaaaaataaatataaataaataaatgaaa from Elaeis guineensis isolate ETL-2024a chromosome 9, EG11, whole genome shotgun sequence includes these protein-coding regions:
- the LOC105051809 gene encoding LOW QUALITY PROTEIN: probable L-ascorbate peroxidase 6, chloroplastic/mitochondrial (The sequence of the model RefSeq protein was modified relative to this genomic sequence to represent the inferred CDS: inserted 1 base in 1 codon), with translation MAERLSSAAASRLGACLLPTAASKRAAVARSSIPFLPSPPCAAAALRSHLLPVAGLHPSSPLSSLHLRLCQRPAARSRAMSSSAVCSASDPAQLKSAREDIRELLKTTFCHPILVRLGWHDAGTYDKNIAEWPQRGGANGSLRFEIELKHAANAGLVNALKLLQPIKDKYSGVTFADLFQLASATAIEEAGGPKIPMKYGRVDVSGPEQCPPEGKLPAAGPPSPAGHLRDVFYRMGLSDKEIVALSGAHTLGRSRPERSGWGKSETKYTKDGPGAPGGQSWTVQWLKFDNSYFKDIKERKDEDLLVLPTDAVLFEDPSFKVYAEKYAEDQDAFFKDYAEAHAKLSNXGAKFDPPEGISIDDDSKSAAPEQFVAAKYSSGEKKRELSEL